A stretch of DNA from Acanthopagrus latus isolate v.2019 chromosome 7, fAcaLat1.1, whole genome shotgun sequence:
AGTCTtgtctgctgcatgttttaatgcagctttttttgttgctgttttgacTGAACTGTAGCTGCTTTTGTCACCATAATAGACAAATCCAGTTAATATGACATGATGCCTGCCCACAGTAAATGGTTTTGACCCTAAATGTCCTAAACATCACTTAAAGCGCCTGtaatcaaatgtgttttttgtttttttacaataataatgtatCCAATGTCAATGTGATAACAATGTGAAAGGGTTCATTCATATTGAAGACCCCACAGGTGAAAATAACCTGAAAGCTCCTCTCATTTTCATAGGGCTTTATAGTCAGTTTCAGCTTATTGTTTAGCTGCCCTGCTGCAACCTTACTGTTTGAGTTCACTCTCATTGCTctcataatgttgtttttggcCACAGCAGACAGTTATTTTCACGGAAAAAGCTCTaaaaacatattgtatattACCcgctcagcaccaaacagacACGCTTAGTgattagctggtgaacacagtggagcatttagcacCTAAAGAGCCAGgcatttccctcaggagctggtagagaccaaaaacagagctaaaaggagaatTATAATGATTATGTACCCAACCTCTGGATGTGTAAGTATGTTAAAAGGTGAtagtcagtgttgtgttcactgcccccaaaaggcaaaaaaaaaaatgttattgcaGGTAAAGCTAATATTTAAGGTGCAATTTGTACGAGAATGATTTCTagaggtggccaattcttacatactgcacctttaagaaagTGGGTGATAAATGCATATAAGGTTACAAAATGaccagtgaaaatgttattaaatgcGAAAATATATGAcagtaattttattttgaggaaTTGCCACAAATCCTatgatgttgtcctttaagtcaTTGGTTTGCATGTTCAGTCATtcaagctgtcagtgtgtcattgAGAATTGTGTCTGGattcatgtgtttgtatatcAGTCTGCACTCTCACTTGTCTCCAGGTGGTACCATGGGCACCTCTCTGGGCGAGATGCAGAGAAACTGCTCACAGACAAAGGCAAAGCCGGTAGCTTCCTGGTACGGGAGAGCCAGAGTAAACCTGGCGACTTCGTCCTCTCGGTTCTCACCAATGAGGAGAAACATGAAAACGTGGACCGCAAGACCAAAGTCACCCATGTTATGATACGCTACCAGGTGAGGTAACTCAGCCCAGGCCATAAATATACAGAAACTTAAAACTGGTCTGGAGGATTTTGTGGATTAAGACAGGCTGGAGGCTTATAATGCTTCCCTTAATGTCCCACTGAGTTTGTTGCTCAAGCTACCTCAGCGTACTGTTTGAATCATGTATTTTTAAGTAGGTTATGATTCATTTTTGCACTCTAGGAACtcctcagagcagctgttgTAGTTAAACTGTTGATGTTTGTCTCCAGCAGGATGGTAAATACGACGTGGGTGGTGGTGAGAGGTTTGACACCCTGGCTGACCTGGTGGATCACTACAAGAAGAACCCCATGGTGGAGAAAAGTGGCATCGTAGTGCATCTCAAACAGGTAAGAAAGAGAAATGTAACATACCAAAGCATCCAGACTGGTGGATCCTTTGCATGCAGAACCTTGAAGGCATTGATAATTAATAGTTAATACAATggttcattttaaacacatgaaaacttAATGCTCTGATGACTAATTTAATTTACTTGTCAAAATGTGATAACAGCCCTTTAACGCCACAAGGATAAATGCAGCAAACATTGAGAACCGGGTACGAGAGCTTAACAAAGTGGCAGACAACTCTGAGAAACCCAAACAAGGATTCTGGGAAGAATTTGAGGTATGTAGCCTTAAAGCTATCGACACCAGAATCATTCCTGTCAGTCTATATTTCTATGTCTCTGTGCCTGCGATAGCCCTAGGTGGAGGTGTAATGTTTTAgggttgtctgtctgtccatccattTTTCCATGCCAGTCTTGTTGACTCAATATCTCAGGAATGCCTTGAGGAATTTTCTGTCCAGTTGGACTCAAGGATGAGCTGATTAGAATTTGGTGCTAAAGGTCAAGAGTCACAAAACACTTTATTGGCTATAAATTAGAAGATTTCCTATGGTGATTAtgacaaaatgtacacaaatgtCTAATTATGAGGTGATATCATGTGtttatccaaaaggtcaaaggtcaacttcactgtgacatcctAGCGttctacaaaaaatatttttctggcCATCATTCAGTGCAATAATTCAGGAACCCCACCTTCAAACAGTGGTGAATATACTGGTCTGACGTCACCTGGTTGAAAATGTGGGTACAGAATCCACGTTTTAGAATTTGCAGCTTCTTTGCAACAACATctttattcaaaacatttttggccAACCACACTTTCCTTGGTTTTGCTGGTATTGAGCTTCAGGTGATTGTCGTTGCACCATTTGAcaaagctaaaagaaaaaaaaaatgctttaagtgaaaatgtaatgttttctcGCTGGAAATTATTCGCTGGAATCATACATGTCAGTATAGCAATAATTTCCATTTTGCCAAGAACTACACTGAATACCCTTTATTAGAACTCAAGCCACTTTGGTTTGCGCCACATATATGAGTGTGGGCTGACATGAACAGCAAAGATATAtctcagttgtgtttgttggttATTTTTGCAATTCCagtcattttgaatgttttgtgttaagTAGTTTTATTAAATGAGGCTCCAGTGAAAAACTTGCTCGACTCGAAGAATGATTGGGAGACCTGAAAGATTTTAATTAATCCTGTGAGTGCTATCTTCACTAGAATGTCAAATTTTGACCATTGAAAAGTACAACACATCCCTTTCAAACtatttttagttttgctgtGAACCTTCCTGCTTTGGCTCATAACACAGTGTATTTTCCAGAATATTAATTTGCCACATAGCTGTCATATATAAATGTCATCTTGTAGGTAATTTGTTCCATAACTTTATACATTCAGCTGTGTCATATGTATCCATTTGTGTAGGTGTacaattctgtttttctcttgtgaCTTTTTTCCTTGTCTATCAGGGgaaatttaaatgcatttatgcTGCCTTAACCTTTGAGTAATGATGTTGTTGAAGCTTATCTTGTGGtgtgctcctctgctcctgcttttgtcattttcatgcaaCTGACAGGTCATTATTGTGAATCATTTCTATTGTGTCAGTGCATGTTTGGCGATCGAATTATTCTTTGGTATTCGCTGGCTCAGTAACAGGTTTTTACAGTTGTATATGTCTACAAAGTCATAGTTACTGATAAATGTTTGGTTGTTGGATTATCTGCTCTTCAGCCACGGTCTTTACTGAGATTATAATCTTCTTTCGTATGAATGTAaatgactgactgcagcttctgtgtcagagtgtgtgtgattgacatGATATATGCTATGCAGTATAAGCTACGAGCCACACAGTATGAGTTATAGAAAATGATTCAGATAAAACAGGGCTATTAAGATAACAGCTGGTCTATCTGGATTTGCATTTATACATggctgtaaataaatgttgccatTGTTTGATGAATTCTAGCTTTCTGGCTTTTGAGCCCGTTTGATATTTAAGTAAACTCTGCTGAAATGCCCCCCTCCCCTGAAGTCTACAGCCTGAACAGTTTCTTGTTGTTTCACTCCAGGGTGACCTCTACTGTATTAAAGGCCCATTACACTGTTCAGACACAAAGAATTCAAGGGGCCCTGTGGAGTTAAACAAAagttatgtttacattcagtgttacAAACCCAAACACGTTGAATGCCTTTCCTTCCTCATGCTGCAACTCCAGTCCAGACAGGTTCATATCCATGTTTACTAGCCTGAAGTCTTCTCCTCCCTTGCCTTTATGTGTGCATTGATGCATATTCTGGTGAAATCCCACCACCTGTTGATCCACggaaaagtgtgaaaacactggCTACCATCTCAACATTTTGTTGATATGGATGACTGACCTCAGATTTAGTAGCTGAATTATAGTAgatgttcttttgtttctgacTTCATGAAACGCTTTCTCATAGaaatgtatatgtttatttatagaGGTCTCACTGTCTTGCCATTTCCCTTTCGTCTTTTGTCATCAACTATCAGGTACTTCAGCAGCAGGAGTGTAAACTGCTGTATCCCCGGAAAGAAGGCCAGAAGCCCGAGAACAAGAgtaaaaacagatacaagaaTATCCTCCCCTGTAAGTCTCGCAGCAACCTGCCATTTCCTCTCTCCAACTTCCTGTGGAAAGAATGACACAAATAGACACCAGACAATGTAGAGGCCTCAGCAGAGTGTGAAGATCTCGCCACGATAGCACACTGTCTATCAATTGACATTATGCTTGACAAAGAACATAATGTCACAAAAGTCTGATGTCAGGAAACTGTAGACATTTTGTTGTGCCTGAATGacagtttgatgttgtgttttcagtcgaCACAACTCGGGTTGAAATCAGGGAAGCAGATCCAGATGTTCTTGGTTCGGACTACATCAATGCCAACTACATCAGAGTGAGTCTGTTCAGCATTGCACAAGACCATTTAACTGTAGGCTATGAAAAGATAGCCGTAACACACAACATTCAACTAACAGTCACTGTCTCTTCACCTCTGAGTCTACTGAGCTCAGTTGCCCGTCCTGGCCCCGCACATGAAAACCACCTCGTGGCAGTGCTCCAAACAGAGTCACCTAGCAGAGCTAACTTGTAGCTACAGTTCACAGCAGTTTGCTTTCATTAATTCCATAAAAGCGAGTTTAGGCAGAGCAGCCggaggacatcagagggaaaaccagaaatCTTTTCCCTCGTcaaatatgatccagtttcaaTAGAATCAGCTGTGACTGTGATGCTACCCAATCACCGAATTTACATTACGCAGTAACGGGCAACAGGAGGCAGAgcggctgagacagagacaccattcactcCATCACAAGTCACTATAACATTGAATTGATCTTGTAGCTgttattttaatacatttttttaattaactcaAACAATTGAAACCTTTTttgtatgcatatatatattctttttttagttGGCAAAAGTTTTCttcaaaaagtgaaactgttactctttatgtctgtgtatttatCTATATCATCAAAAAGTAACATTGCGTCATTATGTTTCctgatgtgtgaatgtgtttcttgtCAAAGATGAAATGCTTAATTCTGTGTTGTCTCTGATGTACAGAGTATGCATGAAGAGGGGCGACACGTTGACGAGGGCAAAGTCTTCATCGCCACCCAAGGGTGCCTACAGAATACAGTCGTAGACTTCTGGAAGATGGTGTATCAGGAGAACACACACGTCATCGTCATGACCACAAAGGAGGTGGAGCGAGGACGGGTGAGCGATTGGAACTAAGCTAACTGCAAATGTAGAGCAATGTAGTTCAGCCAGTGGTCAGTGAAGTGATCTGTGCATCTGTATAGGAGGGAAAATAATGACGTAGAAATGTTTCTGTACATTATACTGTATTTCCAAGGAAcgcagtttgtttttccatctccaGCTCTTTTTCGTTTGTTTTCTATAGCATGTACTCCTAAACGGTCTCTCTGTTGAAGTGAGGGGTATTTTCTTGACAAAAGCATATCGGAAACACCCGGCATCCGAATCATTCAATCTCAAACATCCactacaaaaaaagaacaacacaaggGGTCACAAGTAGTCCCTGAAAAGTTAATTTGACAAAAATACTACTGTTCTAGTTGCATGTCAACCATTTTGTtcctgcattttcattttaaagtcagCACTTGATGGCATTAGCAGATtctgagagagaggggtggaTATGTGTAGTAGGAATGATGGTTATGTGTGTGAAAGgtgtgggggaggggagagagacggCTGACAGGGATAGTATGACAGTTAAGCTGATTGGAAAAGCTGCTTGAGATGAGCTGGTTCTTTCGATTGTCTAATACCATCcgccctccctctcctctccatctttctctgtttttttcccaatttAGAACAAATGTGTCCGTTACTGGCCCGACCTACACGACACCAAGGAGTTTGGGAAGGTGCTTGTCAAGAACGTGGATGAGCGGCCGGCACAAGACTACATCCTGAGGAAGCTGGAGGTGACCCGTCTCGACCGGGTAATTAAAGCCGTGTACTCAATCAGAGCTGACCCACTGACCTGGGGTCAGATTATCTAACCCCTTACacttatacacacacgcacaatccTACAGCACGTGCTTGTGCATAGAGGAGGAGTGTctacataaataagaaaatgaatgcACATAGATTTTCCTCTTGCACTGAGACCCAAAAACTAAATCACTGACTTAGAGTTTTATAGATGACAACATAAGTAGCAAATGAAGGGTAAAAACAAAAGGCCACTCTTGAAATCAAGGAAttttaaaattaatgttttggTATCCAATCTTGGTGTAAGTAGGAGCTTGCAGGTTTAACGTCGCATATATGGGTATTCCCTATAATCCTATATCCTTTTTGAAACCATAATGGTGGAGCTCATAGTCTGGGATCACCGTCTGCTGAGTTCACACTACAGGATTGTAGCCCTGATTTTCCATTCCCTGACAGTTTTTGAAAATTGCCAACAAAAGACCCCAGATCAGAGACAAAGTGGCATTCACTCTGTGTGGACTGTTCAGACTGATCCAAGAGTTGCTGATGCCGTGCAGACGCATGAGAGATATCTAGCTGGCGAAATATCTGTTCGTGTCGGGGATGCGTCTGGGAGCCGATGAGAGCAaattctcctctgctgtcatctgCAGTCACTCTCTGAACCCAGTCTTATCATACCTCTATTTGTATGCAGGGAGCACAGTGTAGTATCTATCAGAAtacactgacatacacacaagtttttcaatattttgaaCCTGTTCGTCCTTGCTGAACCACAATTCGAACAGACCACTGTACATTGGGATTTCAAAAATCTTTATTCCACCGACTCACCCatattcttttccttttcttgcttGATTTTTCAATGCAAATGAGTGCACAAACAATTTGGTGGTTCCTTTGTctcttcatgtgtgtttttttgttttgtttgttttttgtttgaaaaattgTAATTTGGAGGCCAGACAGTCACGGGGGTGATTCCTCCTATGAGCGTGTAGTGTGAACAGTGAAGTGATCTCACGGCTTTGAAAGTCATCAGACCAAGGCAGGAGCAGTACTGTCTCCAAAGTGATGCGTCTGTCCAGCcttaatgtttgtgttcaggtgaATGACAGCTAAATTAAAGAGAGTGAACCATTGCATGTTTATTAATAGGTCATACTCAAGTTAATCAATATTACTGTCAACCTCCTATTAAAGTAGGACTCTAAAGTAAATAAAGCGAAGTCTgtctacatttttttctgcacactGGGAATCCACTGTGAGAAATCAGAGGAACCCTCATTTCAACGTATTTCACCGTGTTCTGATCTGGTCATTGGTAATGGTCCAACTGCAACATTACTACAATGCTAAATCGAATAACAAGCCTACATGTGACTACCAGGGAATGTCTCTGTATTTCAGTGTAGCAATAAACAAGTTCCAACGTAAAGATGGAACTTTGTGCTGACTGTGACTTACATTTACAGACAAATACCTACTTGAACTCACTAAGTCCAACTGCTGAAGCATCATATCAGCTCTGGCTGAAAGTATTGtggatccccccccccccatttctcACAGTGGCCTAACTTTTAATGAACACTGTAGAGCCACTATGGCAAGAAAGGTGGATGACTACATGTTACCTGCCCAAAGTCTGTAAAATCACTTTTATAACAACTACGCGtcatcttttgttgttgtgatcttCCTGTAGAAGGAGCCTCTGAGGTACATCTGGCACTACCAGTACCTGAGCTGGCCGGACCACGGGGTGCCTAATGAGCCTGGTGGAGTCCTCTGGTTCCTAGAGGAAGTCAACCGCACCCAGAGTACCATTCCAGACACCGGACCTATTGTCGTCCACTGCAGGTACAAACCGCAGGAAAATACACTGTGTGGCAATATGAAGCTTAGAGTTTGGATAAAGTACATTGTGATTGTGCCATGGATTAattagttttaatattttttaagcAGATTTCTAACACCAAAAATGATTCAATTCCAATCTTGTGTACACATTAATGCGCACGTAATCCGATTTCAATTATcaagctcaaacacacatattgtAGTGTCTTTGGTAAAtctttataaataaatacagactctgcagaCTTGCACTCACACTGTAATGATAATAACTTTGTAgttgatttcattttaatagttaacaaacaataaat
This window harbors:
- the ptpn11b gene encoding tyrosine-protein phosphatase non-receptor type 11b isoform X3, which encodes MVRWFHPNITGLEAEQLLLTRGVHGSFLARPSKSNPGDFTLSVRRNDEVTHIKIQNSGDYYDLYGGETFATLAELVQYYTEQQDLLRERNGHVIELKYPLNCKDPTSERWYHGHLSGRDAEKLLTDKGKAGSFLVRESQSKPGDFVLSVLTNEEKHENVDRKTKVTHVMIRYQQDGKYDVGGGERFDTLADLVDHYKKNPMVEKSGIVVHLKQPFNATRINAANIENRVRELNKVADNSEKPKQGFWEEFEVLQQQECKLLYPRKEGQKPENKSKNRYKNILPFDTTRVEIREADPDVLGSDYINANYIRSMHEEGRHVDEGKVFIATQGCLQNTVVDFWKMVYQENTHVIVMTTKEVERGRNKCVRYWPDLHDTKEFGKVLVKNVDERPAQDYILRKLEVTRLDRKEPLRYIWHYQYLSWPDHGVPNEPGGVLWFLEEVNRTQSTIPDTGPIVVHCSAGIGRTGTIIVIDILIDIINRQGLDCDIDIPKTIQRVRQQRSGMVQTEAQYKFIYMAVQQYIDTAQKRLEEEQRNKMKEREYSNIKYPQMTNSRSKPNMTSSRSSSVMTNDDSSSVYENINFKSPQTSFSSNTRR
- the ptpn11b gene encoding tyrosine-protein phosphatase non-receptor type 11b isoform X2; the encoded protein is MTSRRWFHPNITGLEAEQLLLTRGVHGSFLARPSKSNPGDFTLSVRRNDEVTHIKIQNSGDYYDLYGGETFATLAELVQYYTEQQDLLRERNGHVIELKYPLNCKDPTSERWYHGHLSGRDAEKLLTDKGKAGSFLVRESQSKPGDFVLSVLTNEEKHENVDRKTKVTHVMIRYQDGKYDVGGGERFDTLADLVDHYKKNPMVEKSGIVVHLKQPFNATRINAANIENRVRELNKVADNSEKPKQGFWEEFEVLQQQECKLLYPRKEGQKPENKSKNRYKNILPFDTTRVEIREADPDVLGSDYINANYIRSMHEEGRHVDEGKVFIATQGCLQNTVVDFWKMVYQENTHVIVMTTKEVERGRNKCVRYWPDLHDTKEFGKVLVKNVDERPAQDYILRKLEVTRLDRKEPLRYIWHYQYLSWPDHGVPNEPGGVLWFLEEVNRTQSTIPDTGPIVVHCSAGIGRTGTIIVIDILIDIINRQGLDCDIDIPKTIQRVRQQRSGMVQTEAQYKFIYMAVQQYIDTAQKRLEEEQRNKMKEREYSNIKYPQMTNSRSKPNMTSSRSSSVMTNDDSSSVYENINFKSPQTSFSSNTRR
- the ptpn11b gene encoding tyrosine-protein phosphatase non-receptor type 11b isoform X1, with the protein product MTSRRWFHPNITGLEAEQLLLTRGVHGSFLARPSKSNPGDFTLSVRRNDEVTHIKIQNSGDYYDLYGGETFATLAELVQYYTEQQDLLRERNGHVIELKYPLNCKDPTSERWYHGHLSGRDAEKLLTDKGKAGSFLVRESQSKPGDFVLSVLTNEEKHENVDRKTKVTHVMIRYQQDGKYDVGGGERFDTLADLVDHYKKNPMVEKSGIVVHLKQPFNATRINAANIENRVRELNKVADNSEKPKQGFWEEFEVLQQQECKLLYPRKEGQKPENKSKNRYKNILPFDTTRVEIREADPDVLGSDYINANYIRSMHEEGRHVDEGKVFIATQGCLQNTVVDFWKMVYQENTHVIVMTTKEVERGRNKCVRYWPDLHDTKEFGKVLVKNVDERPAQDYILRKLEVTRLDRKEPLRYIWHYQYLSWPDHGVPNEPGGVLWFLEEVNRTQSTIPDTGPIVVHCSAGIGRTGTIIVIDILIDIINRQGLDCDIDIPKTIQRVRQQRSGMVQTEAQYKFIYMAVQQYIDTAQKRLEEEQRNKMKEREYSNIKYPQMTNSRSKPNMTSSRSSSVMTNDDSSSVYENINFKSPQTSFSSNTRR